The Onthophagus taurus isolate NC chromosome 2, IU_Otau_3.0, whole genome shotgun sequence genome includes a window with the following:
- the LOC111425041 gene encoding exportin-1 translates to MATLAHQAAALLDFNRKLDIGLLDSVVVSMYAGNGETQKMAQEVLTTLKEHPDAWTRVDTILEYSTNAQTKYYALQILEQVIKTRWKVLPRNQCEGIKKYIVALIIKTSSDPLSLEANKTYLSKLNVILVQVLKREWPKNWEQFIPEIVGASKTNEALCQNNMCILKLLSEELFDFSTGQITQTKAKYLKDTMCAEFSAIFHLCQFVLENSQNPPLVNATLETLLRFLNWIPLGYIFETKLINTLIFKFLPVPMFRNVTLNCLTEIAGVTVNNYNDAFVTLFTQTMTQLETMLPLNTDIRNAYQRGQDQEQNFIQNLALFLCTFLKEHGSLAETNTPVLRNALHYLVLISAVDEVEIFKICLEYWNNLSSELYREVPYTCTTPSYYTTLSGRRLLYQEVLNQVRYIMISRMAKPEEVLVVENDNGEVVREFMKDTDSINLYKNMRETLVYLTHLDYADTERIMTEKLQNQVNGTEWSWKNLNTLCWAIGSISGAMHEEDEKRFLVTVIKDLLGLCEQKRGKDNKAIIASNIMYVVGQYPRFLRAHWKFLKTVVNKLFEFMHETHDGVQDMACDTFIKIALKCRRHFVTTQVGENCPFIEDILSTMSTIICDLQQQQIHTFYEAVGYMISVQVDNATQEMLIEKYMALPNQVWDEMIAEASQNVNCLKDLSVVKQMANILKTNVRACKALNHAYVVQLGRIYLDMLNVYKVMSENITQAIAMNGESVTKQPLIKAMRVVKKETLKLISDWIHRSDDYGMVLDNFIPPLLDAVLIDYQRTMVPAAREPEVLSAMATIVNKLENRITSEVPKIFDAVFECTLEMINKDFEEYPEHRTNFFLLLQAVNNHCFPAFLSIPPAQFKLVLDSIIWAFKHTMRNVADTGLQILFRLLQNIEEQAPIDEHAVSSFYQTYLTDILQHVFSVVTDTSHTPGLAMHATILSYIFSLVEANRINCQLGPPGTDNVLYIQEFTASLLKGAFPHLTVNQIKITVQGMFNLNQDIPAFKEHLRDFLVQIREYTGEDDSDLFLDEREKALQKAQEQKRKVQLSVPGILNPHEVPEEMQD, encoded by the exons ATGGCAACATTAGCACATCAAGCAGCTGCCTTGTTGGATTTCAACAGAAAGTTGGATATAGGTCTGTTGGATAGCGTCGTTGTAAGTATGTACGCGGGTAATGGTGAGACTCAAAAGATGGCTCAAGAGGTTCTTACGACACTGAAAGAGCACCCGGATGCATGGACGCGCGTTGATACGATTTTAGAGTACTCAACGAATGCCCAAACGAAATACTACGCCCTTCAGATTTTGGAGCAGGTTATAAAGACGCGATGGAAAGTGTTACCTCGGAATCAATGCGAGGGAATTAAAAAGTACATTGTCGCCTTGATAATCAAAACGAGTTCGGATCCTTTATCTCTGGAAGCTAATAAAACGTATTTGAGCAAGTTGAACGTGATATTGGTGCAGGTTTTGAAACGGGAGTGGCCCAAGAATTGGGAACAATTTATTCCGGAAATCGTGGGAGCAAGTAAAACGAACGAAGCTCTGTGCCAGAATAATATGtgtattttgaaattgttgaGCGAAGAGTTGTTTGATTTTTCAACGGGACAAATAACGCAAACGAAAGCGAAGTATTTAAAGGATACAATGTGCGCGGAATTTTCCGCAATTTTCCATTTGTGTCAATTTGTTTTGGAGAACTCTCAAAATCCGCCATTAGTGAACGCGACCTTAGAAACACTATTGCGCTTCCTAAATTGGATCCCGCTTGGTTATATTTTCGAAACAAAACTGATAAATacgttaatatttaaattcctACCAGTGCCGATGTTTAGAAATGttactttaaattgtttaacagAAATTGCGGGGGTAAcggtaaataattataatgacGCTTTTGTTACTTTATTTACACAAACGATGACCcaattggaaacaatgttaCCCTTAAATACGGATATTAGAAATGCGTATCAACGTGGACAAGATCAGGAACagaattttatacaaaatttggCATTGTTTCTTTGCACGTTTCTTAAAGAACACGGCAGTTTAGCCGAAACAAACACTCCCGTTTTAAGAAATGCCTTGCATTATTTAGTATTAATCTCCGCTGTTGATGaggttgaaatatttaaaatatgccTCGAGTATTGGAACAATTTAAGTTCCGAACTCTATCGCGAAGTCCCTTACACTTGTACAACACCATCTTATTATACTACACTTTCCGGAAGACGTTTACTTTATCAAGAAGTTTTAAATCAAGTTAGATATATAATGATATCGCGGATGGCAAAACCGGAAGAAGTACTTGTCGTTGAAAACGATAATGGCGAAGTTGTACGTGAATTTATGAAAGATACCGATTCAATTAATCTTTATAAGAATATGCGAGAAACTTTGGTTTATCTAACTCACTTAGATTACGCGGATACGGAAAGAATAATGacagaaaaattacaaaatcaagTAAACGGTACCGAATGGTCatggaaaaatttaaacacCTTATGTTGGGCTATTGGGAGTATCTCTGGGGCGATGCACGAGGAGGatgaaaaacgatttttagtTACCGTTATTAAAGACTTATTGGGTCTTTGTGAGCAGAAACGCGGTAAAGATAACAAAGCGATTATCGCATCGAATATTATGTATGTGGTTGGTCAATATCCCAGATTTCTGCGAGCTCATTGGAAATTTCTTAAAACTGTCGTCAACAAATTATTCGAATTTATGCATGAAACGCACGACGGCGTCCAGGACATGGCCTGCGACACTTTCATTAAAATCGCCCTTAAATGTCGTAGACATTTTGTTACTACACAAGTCGGTGAAAATTGTCCGTTTATTGAAGATATTTTATCTACAATGTCTACAATTATCTGCGATTTACAACAACAACAGATACACACGTTTTATGAAGCTGTTGGTTATATGATTTCAGTACAAGTTGATAATGCTACACAAGAGATGCTTATTGAAAAGTATATGGCTTTACCAAATCAg GTGTGGGACGAAATGATTGCAGAAGCAAGTCAAAACGTAAACTGTTTAAAAGATCTTTCAGTAGTAAAACAAATGGCTAACATACTAAAAACGAATGTACGAGCTTGTAAAGCACTCAATCATGCCTATGTGGTACAATTGGGCAGAATTTACTTAGATATGCTAAATGTTTATAAG gttatgtctgaaaacATCACACAAGCAATAGCAATGAATGGGGAATCTGTAACAAAACAACCACTAATTAAAGCGATGAGGGTGGTGAAAAAGGAAACGTTAAAACTAATCTCGGATTGGATACATCGATCGGACGATTATGGAATGGTGCTAGATAACTTTATACCTCCCCTATTGGATGCCGTTTTAATTGATTATCAAAGGACAATGGTGCCGGCTGCTCGTGAGCCAGAAGTACTGTCTGCAATGGCAACGATagttaataaattagaaaatagAATAACATCAGAG gttCCGAAAATATTTGATGCAGTTTTTGAATGTACTCTAGAAATGATAAACAAAGATTTCGAAGAGTACCCTGAACACAGAACGAATTTTTTCTTACTCCTCCAAGCGGTAAACAACCATTGCTTCCCAGCCTTTCTCAGCATACCTCCCGCACAATTTAAACTGGTCTTAGACAGTATAATTTGGGCGTTTAAACACACCATGCGTAACGTCGCCGATACCggtttacaaattttattccgacTATTACAAAACATTGAAGAACAAGCGCCTATTGACGAACATGCGGTTTCTAGCTTTTATCAAACGTATCTCACGGATATCCTTCAGCACGTATTTTCTGTTGTGACGGATACTTCGCATACACCTGGATTAGCTATGCACGCGACAATTTTATCATACATTTTCTCATTGGTCGAGGCGAATAGGATAAACTGCCAGCTAGGACCGCCTGGAACGGATAATGTTCTATATATACAAGAGTTTACAGCATCTTTGTTAAAGGGAGCTTTTCCGCATTTAACAGTTAATCAAATTAAGATTACTGTACAAGGgatgtttaatttgaatcagGATATTCCGGCGTTTAAGGAACATTTACGGGACTTTTTGGTGCAAATTAGA gaatacACTGGTGAAGATGATTCAGATCTATTTTTGGACGAACGTGAAAAAGCTTTACAAAAAGCTCAAGAGCAAAAGCGAAAAGTGCAACTTTCAGTGCCCGGAATACTAAATCCGCACGAAGTTCCCGAAGAAATGCAGGATTAG
- the LOC111425080 gene encoding uncharacterized protein → MAFLNSFLCKNKRTHNIMDRNDLVNSFDLKKSEDFLRNHCDIECLSEFFENLLQKWKQKWRNFDDCREDVKEKIDIAFDELSMRDYFNDIYLDYLYVALECIILNRLHDKIYSLISFDHDEIDKLFYEKCKRLSDKDITAEQLGAPPDYAIPLFAAVVEFSNLDVRKSPIEKVNCLCTTYDLIFAELKSGIIEIISKSDMENQIPVIENKDIVPILMAVIIKSKIIHLHSNMYYIEHFLWKLQNSQDVQNTISNFKVAIEKISTLSDEDLKPCDGKICKEMDSLKMMQLMTTEEKYKKDEKKSLVENHVHRIYNLILTSTTCKLNY, encoded by the exons ATGGCATTTCTTAATTCATTCTTGTGTAAAAACAAACGAACACACAATATTATGGATCGTAATGATTTGGTAAattcttttgatttaaaaaa atcggaagattttttaagaaatcattGCGACATCGAGTGTTTGAGCGAATTTTTCGAGAATTTGTTGCAAAAATGGAAACAAAAATGGAGGAATTTCGATGATTGCAGAGAagatgttaaagaaaaaatcgatattGCTTTTGACGAGTTATCAATGAGggattattttaatgatatttatttagattatttatATGTAGCTTTAGAATG tattattttGAATCGATTACACGACAAAATCTACtcattaatttctttcgaTCACGACGAAAtcgataaattattttacgaAAAATGTAAACGTCTTTCTGATAAAGATATAACAGCAGAACAATTAGGAGCACCCCCAGATTATGCAATCCCTTTATTTGCAGcg GTTGTTGAATTTTCCAATTTGGACGTTAGAAAAAGCCCAATTGAGAAAGTTAATTGCCTCTGCACGACTTATGACTTAATTTTTGCCGAGTTAAAATCAGGTATAATCGAAATTATCTCAAAATCAG atatggAAAATCAAATACCAGTTATTGAGAACAAAGATATCGTCCCGATTTTAATGGCTGTGattataaaatcgaaaataattcatttacaCTCCAATATGTATTAcattgaacattttttatggaaattacaaaattcacaAGACGTCCA aaatacaatttccaattttaaagtAGCAATAGAAAAGATATCAACATTAAGCGATGAAGATTTAAAACCATGTGATGGAAAAATATGCAAAGAAATggattctttgaaaatgatgcAACTCATGACCACCGaagaaaagtataaaaaagacgaaaaaaaatctttagtAGAAAATCACGTACATagaatttacaatttaattttaacatcaacaacttgtaaattaaattattaa
- the LOC111425106 gene encoding transmembrane protein 17-like — translation MDWKQTVTIMSDKLFPGLSHKIDEKLIGNEVLSNLPLQISLYFNVIFLPIWLIVITLFLYDQFNCFNELYKFIIITIIISLYSLEILRLYLGYEGNLRDKIPELAGFWMLSILLQLPLQSFLLFNPYLKLKILEIIVQSVMFLLLLFEIFSGYFALKYTSKMQTVYFRISNINVTRNKAKNE, via the exons ATGGATTGGAAGCAAACTGTTACAATTATGAGTGATAAATTGTTTCCTGGTTTATCtcataaaattgatgaaaagtTAATCG gaaACGAAGTCTTATCTAATCTTCCTCTACAAATATCTTTgtattttaatgttatcttTTTACCGATTTGGCTTATTGTAATTACTTTGTTTTTATACGATCAG tttaattgttttaatgagttatacaaatttataatCATTACAATCATAATTTCTTTGTATTCCCTGGAAATTTTACGATTGTATTTGGGTTACGAAGGAAATTTAAGAGATAAA attcCTGAATTAGCTGGATTTTGGATGTTATCAATCTTACTACAATTACCATTACaaagttttttgttatttaatccataccttaaattaaaaattttggaaataattgTTCAATCTGtaatgtttttgttgttacTATTTGAAATATTCTCTGGTTATTTCGCTTTAAAGTATACATCAAAAATGCAAACTGTTTATTTTAGGATTTCGAACATAAATGTAACAAGAAATAAAGCaaagaatgaataa
- the LOC111425091 gene encoding glycolipid transfer protein A isoform X1, which produces MTNPQNTSTGDARDAFLFEDIENYKFGYVDGLGKIETLVFLDYSKRVVCFVERMGKIFAPLKHDMNGNINKLTKKYLENETSYKYLDDMILDEKKQKKDVATDALMWLRRGLHFLATFFQLIVDDKTQQESLVQFIRTAYEEVLQRYHGWMGVQLFNHPSQQSYQGTRMFQLVPSLFQSLSLDYRSDPHLLRFFASASSYVSRQMLFANSRLSSLSWSS; this is translated from the exons ATGACAAACCCTCAAAATACGAGTACTGGCGACGCCAGGGACGCTTTTTTATTCGAAGATatcgaaaattacaaattcggtTACGTGGACGGATTAGgtaaaatagaaactttggtTTTTTTGGATTATTCCAAAAGAGTTGTCTGTTTTGTAG agcGAATGGGAAAGATTTTTGCACCTTTAAAACATGATATGAACGGAAATATAAAT AAATTAACCAAAAAGTATCTTGAAAATGAAACATCTTACAAATACCTTGATGATATGATTTTGGATGagaagaaacagaaaaaagatGTGGCTACTGATGCTTTGATGTGGCTTAGAAGGGGGTTACACTTTTTAGCTACATTTTTTCAACTTATTGTTGATGATAAAACTCAACAAGAAAGTTTAGTTCAATTTATTAGAACTGCTTATGAAGAAGTTTTACAACGTTATCATGGCTGGATGGGAGTTCAGTTATTTAAT CATCCTTCTCAACAAAGCTACCAAGGTACACGAATGTTTCAACTCGTTCCAAGTCTCTTCCAATCACTTAGTTTAGACTACAGAAGTGATCCTCATCTCCTTCGTTTTTTTGCTTCTGCCTCATCTTATGTTAGTAGGCAAATGTTGTTTGCAAACTCAAGGTTATCAAGTTTATCATGGAGCAGTTGA
- the LOC111425091 gene encoding glycolipid transfer protein A isoform X2, giving the protein MTNPQNTSTGDARDAFLFEDIENYKFGYVDGLGKIETLVFLDYSKRVVCFVERMGKIFAPLKHDMNGNINKLTKKYLENETSYKYLDDMILDEKKQKKDVATDALMWLRRGLHFLATFFQLIVDDKTQQESLVQFIRTAYEEVLQRYHGWMGVQLFNIMCRFAPKRRELFKIIAPETQNETEIMQNMNIFKTNLLTAINYLINFYEEHELETTTVV; this is encoded by the exons ATGACAAACCCTCAAAATACGAGTACTGGCGACGCCAGGGACGCTTTTTTATTCGAAGATatcgaaaattacaaattcggtTACGTGGACGGATTAGgtaaaatagaaactttggtTTTTTTGGATTATTCCAAAAGAGTTGTCTGTTTTGTAG agcGAATGGGAAAGATTTTTGCACCTTTAAAACATGATATGAACGGAAATATAAAT AAATTAACCAAAAAGTATCTTGAAAATGAAACATCTTACAAATACCTTGATGATATGATTTTGGATGagaagaaacagaaaaaagatGTGGCTACTGATGCTTTGATGTGGCTTAGAAGGGGGTTACACTTTTTAGCTACATTTTTTCAACTTATTGTTGATGATAAAACTCAACAAGAAAGTTTAGTTCAATTTATTAGAACTGCTTATGAAGAAGTTTTACAACGTTATCATGGCTGGATGGGAGTTCAGTTATTTAAT ATTATGTGTAGGTTTGCACCAAAACGTagagaattatttaaaataatcgctCCAGAAACCCAAAATGAAACTGAAATCATGCAGAAcatgaacatttttaaaactaacttATTAACAGCAATAAATTACCttattaacttttatgaaGAGCATGAATTAGAAACGACTACTGTTGTgtaa